One part of the Nostoc sp. PCC 7120 = FACHB-418 genome encodes these proteins:
- the wecB gene encoding non-hydrolyzing UDP-N-acetylglucosamine 2-epimerase has protein sequence MTNKKRVCIILGTRPEAIKLAPVIQVFQKSPDFELQVILTGQHREMVEQVMQLFNLKADYDLEIMQPQQSLSDITCRSLRGLEGLFIQNKPDLVLVQGDTTTAFAASLAAFYQKIPVGHVEAGLRTDELFNPYPEEANRRLISQITQLHFAPTTLAVENLQRSGVLGEIHLTGNTVIDALLYVAANAPACDVAGLNWDEYRVLLATVHRRENWGEPLQAIAQGFLQILDKFPDTALLLPLHRNPTVREPLQALLGNHPRVFLTEPLDYAELVGAIGRSHFLLTDSGGLQEEAPSLGKPVLVLRETTERPEAVTAGTAKLVGTDSKTITSAASELLSNPVAYDAMANAINPFGDGHAAERILEIVQNYFTR, from the coding sequence ATGACTAATAAAAAACGAGTTTGCATTATCTTAGGGACACGCCCCGAAGCCATTAAACTAGCTCCGGTAATTCAGGTCTTCCAAAAATCTCCAGACTTTGAGCTGCAAGTGATTTTAACTGGACAGCATCGTGAGATGGTGGAACAAGTGATGCAGCTGTTCAACCTCAAGGCGGATTATGACCTAGAGATTATGCAGCCTCAACAGTCTCTAAGTGATATTACTTGTCGTAGTTTACGCGGTTTGGAAGGTTTATTTATTCAAAATAAGCCAGATTTGGTGTTGGTACAAGGAGATACGACAACAGCTTTTGCGGCAAGTTTAGCAGCCTTTTACCAAAAAATTCCTGTAGGTCATGTGGAAGCTGGGTTGAGAACAGATGAATTATTTAATCCTTACCCAGAAGAAGCTAATCGGCGGTTGATTTCCCAAATTACCCAGTTGCACTTTGCACCAACGACTTTGGCTGTGGAAAACTTGCAGCGTTCTGGTGTTTTAGGGGAAATTCACTTAACTGGTAATACTGTAATCGATGCTTTATTATATGTAGCCGCCAATGCACCAGCTTGCGATGTAGCTGGTTTAAACTGGGATGAGTATCGTGTGCTATTAGCTACAGTCCATCGGCGGGAAAATTGGGGTGAGCCACTACAGGCGATCGCTCAAGGATTTTTGCAGATATTAGATAAGTTTCCTGATACCGCCTTGCTCTTACCCTTACACCGCAATCCCACAGTCCGCGAACCATTGCAAGCATTACTAGGGAATCATCCACGGGTATTTTTAACAGAACCCCTTGATTATGCCGAATTGGTAGGAGCAATCGGGCGATCGCACTTTTTATTGACTGATTCTGGTGGTTTGCAAGAAGAAGCGCCTAGTCTGGGTAAACCAGTTCTGGTTCTCAGGGAAACGACAGAAAGACCGGAAGCAGTCACGGCGGGTACAGCTAAACTTGTGGGTACTGACAGCAAAACTATTACCTCTGCTGCCAGTGAGTTATTGAGTAATCCAGTAGCTTATGATGCGATGGCTAATGCAATTAATCCCTTTGGTGATGGTCATGCAGCCGAACGCATCTTAGAAATTGTGCAGAATTACTTCACTAGATGA
- the argC gene encoding N-acetyl-gamma-glutamyl-phosphate reductase → MNKPKIFIDGEAGTTGLQIYSRLNERDDIELVSIAASKRKDADERAKLLNSVDVAILCLPDDAAREAVSLVNSSQVKILDASTAYRTAQGWVYGFPEMNPGQREKIANAQFVSNPGCYPTGFLACVRPLIAQGILPSSFPITINAVSGYSGGGKSLIQKYDSFHEQQKGATSDYPFGIYGLQFGHKHVKEMHQHSGLASPPLFIPAVGDFEQGMLVQIPLPLWTLDNPPSGEEIHQAIAQYYQGEKFVQVAPFKDPSLLRDGTFLDATAVNGTNIVQVFVFGNDNTKEALLVARLDNLGKGASGAAVQNLNIMLGLPEELGL, encoded by the coding sequence ATGAATAAACCGAAAATTTTTATTGATGGGGAAGCGGGAACTACAGGCTTACAGATTTACTCACGCCTCAACGAGCGAGATGATATTGAGCTAGTTAGTATTGCAGCATCGAAGCGCAAAGATGCGGATGAGCGAGCAAAATTGCTCAATTCCGTCGATGTAGCCATTCTTTGTTTACCTGATGATGCAGCGCGGGAAGCTGTTAGTTTAGTTAACAGTAGTCAGGTGAAGATTCTCGATGCTAGCACCGCTTATCGCACGGCTCAAGGTTGGGTATATGGTTTTCCGGAAATGAACCCAGGACAGCGAGAGAAAATCGCCAATGCTCAGTTTGTGAGCAATCCGGGGTGTTATCCTACAGGGTTTTTAGCTTGTGTACGTCCGTTAATAGCTCAAGGTATTCTTCCCAGTAGCTTTCCCATAACAATTAATGCGGTGTCTGGCTACTCTGGGGGTGGTAAGAGCCTGATCCAAAAGTATGATAGCTTCCACGAGCAGCAGAAAGGCGCAACTTCAGATTATCCCTTCGGTATCTATGGTTTACAGTTCGGTCATAAACACGTTAAAGAGATGCACCAGCATTCTGGGTTAGCATCACCACCATTGTTTATCCCTGCGGTGGGTGACTTCGAGCAGGGAATGTTGGTGCAAATACCCTTACCTCTGTGGACTTTGGACAATCCGCCATCGGGTGAAGAGATTCATCAAGCGATCGCCCAATACTACCAAGGGGAAAAGTTTGTGCAGGTAGCCCCATTTAAAGACCCTAGCCTGTTACGTGACGGCACATTTTTAGACGCAACGGCAGTTAACGGTACTAATATTGTTCAGGTTTTCGTCTTCGGTAACGATAATACGAAAGAAGCACTGTTAGTGGCTCGACTAGATAATTTGGGCAAGGGTGCATCAGGAGCAGCAGTCCAAAACCTAAATATTATGCTAGGTCTTCCAGAAGAGTTAGGATTATGA
- a CDS encoding DDE transposase family protein, producing the protein MENTQAWYIIKHNTGNCDIIPGEKLGESNSEFIEQWGPFDSREDAIARRIGLIRAGKCQPQ; encoded by the coding sequence ATGGAAAACACACAAGCTTGGTATATTATCAAGCACAACACTGGTAACTGTGACATTATCCCCGGTGAAAAACTTGGGGAGAGTAATTCAGAGTTTATTGAACAATGGGGGCCTTTTGATTCAAGAGAAGATGCGATCGCCCGTCGCATTGGATTAATTAGGGCTGGCAAGTGCCAACCACAGTAA
- the ctpC gene encoding carboxyl-terminal processing protease CtpC translates to MVITKSRLVLGATAVTLSTIAVTSLGIHSRGQALFKASPKELVDEVWQIVQRQYVDGTFNQVDWQAVRKEYLNKSYSNQQEAYKSIREMLKRLNDPYTRFMDPQEFKNMQVDTSGELTGIGITISQDEKTKQLVVIAPIEDTPAFKAGILAKDVILKIDGKSTKGMDTNQAVNLIRGTAGSQVTLTIQRNNQEKQFKIVRARIEIHPVRYSQKPTAVGKVGYIRLNQFSANASKEMQEAIKNLEKQQVAGYILDLRGNPGGLLFSSVEIARMWMDKGTIVSTVDRQGEREREVANGRALTNKPLVILVDKGSASASEILSGALQDNKRAVIVGTQTFGKGLVQSVRPLDDGSGLAVTIAKYLTPNDRDINKHGIDPDVKVELTDAQRQDLWLREREKLGTVDDLQFAKALEILGKQIAAKGTPTAEKK, encoded by the coding sequence ATGGTGATTACAAAAAGTAGGCTTGTTTTGGGTGCTACGGCAGTGACACTCTCCACGATCGCAGTTACTAGCCTTGGCATCCACTCGCGCGGTCAGGCTTTATTTAAAGCAAGTCCCAAGGAATTGGTAGATGAAGTATGGCAAATCGTTCAGCGTCAATACGTAGACGGCACTTTTAACCAAGTTGATTGGCAGGCTGTTCGTAAGGAATACTTAAACAAGTCCTACAGTAACCAGCAGGAAGCTTATAAGTCCATACGGGAAATGCTCAAACGCCTGAATGATCCATACACCCGGTTTATGGACCCTCAGGAATTCAAGAATATGCAGGTGGATACCTCTGGGGAACTTACAGGGATTGGCATCACCATCAGTCAGGATGAAAAAACGAAGCAATTAGTAGTGATTGCACCAATTGAAGACACCCCAGCTTTTAAAGCTGGGATTCTAGCTAAAGATGTCATCCTCAAAATTGACGGCAAAAGCACCAAGGGGATGGATACTAATCAAGCCGTAAATTTGATCCGAGGTACAGCCGGCTCACAAGTAACCTTGACAATTCAGCGCAACAATCAAGAAAAACAATTTAAAATCGTAAGGGCGCGGATTGAAATTCATCCGGTGCGCTATTCTCAAAAACCAACTGCTGTTGGCAAAGTGGGCTACATTCGCCTGAACCAGTTCAGTGCTAATGCCAGTAAAGAGATGCAGGAAGCCATCAAAAATCTAGAAAAACAACAAGTAGCTGGTTATATTCTAGATTTACGTGGTAATCCGGGTGGTTTGCTCTTTTCCAGTGTAGAAATTGCCCGGATGTGGATGGATAAAGGCACAATTGTCTCTACTGTTGACCGTCAGGGAGAACGGGAAAGAGAAGTGGCGAACGGACGCGCTTTGACAAACAAACCTTTAGTAATTTTGGTGGATAAAGGTTCAGCCAGTGCTAGTGAAATTCTCTCCGGCGCATTGCAAGATAATAAGCGTGCTGTTATTGTAGGTACTCAAACTTTTGGTAAGGGCTTAGTGCAATCAGTCCGTCCTCTAGATGATGGCTCAGGATTGGCAGTTACAATCGCCAAATACCTCACTCCCAATGACAGGGATATTAACAAGCATGGCATTGATCCAGATGTGAAAGTAGAATTAACCGATGCCCAACGCCAAGATTTATGGCTACGTGAGCGCGAAAAACTCGGCACAGTGGATGATTTGCAATTTGCTAAAGCATTGGAAATCTTAGGTAAACAGATTGCTGCCAAAGGTACGCCAACGGCAGAAAAGAAGTGA
- the ispG gene encoding (E)-4-hydroxy-3-methylbut-2-enyl-diphosphate synthase: MQTLPTPTTSSNTANQATFDTTIKRRKTRPVKVGNVTIGGGYPVVVQSMINEDTLDIDGSVAAIRRLHEIGCEIVRVTVPSIAHAVALAEIKQKLIKTYQDVPIVADVHHNGMKIALEVAKHIEKVRINPGLYVFEKPNTNRTEYTQAEFEEIGEKIRETLAPLVITLRDQGKAMRIGVNHGSLAERMLFTYGDTPEGMVESALEFIRICESLDFRNIVISMKASRVPVMVAAYRLMAKRMDDLGMDYPLHLGVTEAGDGEYGRIKSTAGIATLLADGIGDTIRVSLTEAPEKEIPVCYSILQALGLRKTMVEYVACPSCGRTLFNLEEVLHKVRESTKHLTGLDIAVMGCIVNGPGEMADADYGYVGKTPGYISLYRGREEIKKVPEDKGVEELINLIKADGRWVDP, from the coding sequence ATGCAAACTCTGCCGACACCCACAACATCCAGTAATACAGCCAACCAAGCCACCTTTGATACTACAATCAAGCGTCGTAAAACCCGTCCTGTGAAAGTGGGTAATGTCACCATCGGCGGTGGCTACCCTGTGGTGGTGCAGTCGATGATTAACGAAGACACTCTTGATATCGATGGTTCTGTAGCCGCTATTCGGCGTTTGCACGAAATTGGCTGTGAAATCGTCCGTGTCACAGTGCCGAGCATAGCTCACGCCGTAGCGTTGGCAGAAATTAAACAAAAACTCATTAAAACTTATCAAGATGTGCCAATTGTTGCTGACGTACATCACAATGGAATGAAAATTGCCCTGGAAGTTGCCAAACATATAGAAAAAGTCCGGATAAATCCCGGCTTGTATGTGTTTGAAAAACCCAACACCAATAGAACTGAATATACTCAAGCCGAATTTGAGGAAATTGGCGAAAAAATCCGCGAAACTCTCGCACCCTTGGTAATTACCCTGCGCGACCAAGGTAAAGCCATGCGTATTGGTGTCAATCACGGTTCTCTCGCTGAGAGAATGTTATTTACTTACGGCGACACTCCAGAAGGCATGGTGGAATCTGCCTTAGAATTTATTCGCATCTGCGAATCTCTCGACTTCCGTAACATAGTCATTTCCATGAAAGCTTCACGAGTTCCCGTGATGGTAGCCGCCTATCGCCTCATGGCTAAACGCATGGATGATTTAGGAATGGATTACCCCTTACATTTAGGTGTCACCGAAGCTGGTGATGGTGAATATGGACGGATTAAATCCACAGCAGGTATTGCCACATTATTAGCTGATGGTATCGGCGATACTATTCGCGTCTCCCTGACAGAAGCACCGGAAAAGGAAATTCCCGTCTGTTACAGCATTCTGCAAGCTTTAGGTTTGCGGAAAACAATGGTGGAATATGTAGCCTGTCCTTCCTGCGGACGTACTTTATTTAACTTAGAAGAAGTATTACATAAAGTACGTGAATCTACTAAACACCTCACAGGACTAGACATTGCTGTCATGGGTTGCATTGTCAATGGCCCAGGAGAGATGGCTGATGCTGACTACGGTTATGTAGGTAAAACTCCTGGTTACATTTCTTTATATCGTGGCAGAGAAGAAATTAAAAAAGTCCCAGAAGATAAAGGCGTTGAGGAACTAATTAACTTAATTAAAGCTGATGGTCGTTGGGTAGATCCTTAG